One Brassica napus cultivar Da-Ae chromosome C4, Da-Ae, whole genome shotgun sequence genomic region harbors:
- the BNAC04G16640D gene encoding uncharacterized protein At2g27730, mitochondrial: MATRSAFRFVSRRFSNGKVLSEEEKAAENVFIKKMEQEKLEKIARQGPGEQAASGAKASGGGGSPPSSASAESGPKVSEDKDRNYAVVAGVVAVVGAIGWYMKSGGKKQQPEVQE; this comes from the exons ATGGCAACAAGAAGCGCTTTCAGATTTGTTTCTCGGAGGTTCTCTAACGGAAAAGTTCTTAGCGAAGAGGAGAAAGCTGCTGAGAATGTTTTCATCAAG AAAATGGAGCAAGAGAAGCTTGAGAAGATAGCAAGACAG GGTCCGGGAGAACAAGCAGCAAGTGGAGCCAAGgctagtggtggtggtggatctCCACCATCATCAGCATCGGCTGAATCAGGGCCAAAAGTGTCAGAAGACAAGGACAGAAACTATGCAGTGGTGGCGGGTGTGGTGGCTGTTGTTGGTGCCATAGGTTGGTACATGAAATCAGGTGGAAAGAAGCAGCAGCCAGAGGTTCAAGAGTGA
- the LOC106390152 gene encoding 60S acidic ribosomal protein P2-2 isoform X2, with the protein MKVVAAYLLAALSGKASPASADIKQILGSVGCESEDSQIELLLKEVSGKDLCDLIATGREKLASVPSGGGGVAMASAPSAGGGGGGSPAAEAKKEEKKEEKEESDDDMGFSLFE; encoded by the exons ATGAAGGTTGTCGCCGCCTACTTGCTCGCCGCTTTGAGCGGAAAAGCTTCCCCAGCCAGTGCCGATATCAAACAAATACTCGGATCTG TTGGTTGTGAATCTGAAGACTCTCAGATTGAGCTTTTGTTGAAGGAAGTCAGTGGTAAAGACTTGTGTGACCTGATTGCTACTGGAAGGGAGAAGTTGGCTTCCGTTCcaagcggtggtggtggtgttgCCATGGCCTCTGCTCCTTCTGccggcggtggtggtggtggttctcCTGCGGCTGAGGCcaagaaggaagagaagaaagaagagaaggaagaatcCGATGAT GACATGGGTTTCAGTCTATTCGAGTAA
- the LOC106390152 gene encoding 60S acidic ribosomal protein P2-2 isoform X1: protein MKVVAAYLLAALSGKASPASADIKQILGSVGCESEDSQIELLLKEVSGKDLCDLIATGREKLASVPSGGGGVAMASAPSAGGGGGGSPAAEAKKEEKKEEKEESDDVSFTLSLAKLKNIFLVK, encoded by the exons ATGAAGGTTGTCGCCGCCTACTTGCTCGCCGCTTTGAGCGGAAAAGCTTCCCCAGCCAGTGCCGATATCAAACAAATACTCGGATCTG TTGGTTGTGAATCTGAAGACTCTCAGATTGAGCTTTTGTTGAAGGAAGTCAGTGGTAAAGACTTGTGTGACCTGATTGCTACTGGAAGGGAGAAGTTGGCTTCCGTTCcaagcggtggtggtggtgttgCCATGGCCTCTGCTCCTTCTGccggcggtggtggtggtggttctcCTGCGGCTGAGGCcaagaaggaagagaagaaagaagagaaggaagaatcCGATGATGTAAGTTTCACTTTGTCTCTAGCAAAacttaaaaacattttcttagTGAAATAA
- the LOC106396503 gene encoding flagellar radial spoke protein 5-like yields the protein MPVSVHSVIATNLATTGFYRNVSRRRIGSSSVNCSVETKETDRWAKLKNGNDSLEICRVLNGMWQTSGGWGKIDRNDAVEAMLRYADAGLSTFDMADHYGPAEDLYGIFVNRVRRERPPEYLEKIKGLTKWVPPPVKMTSSYVRQNIDISRKRMDVASLDMLQFHWWDYANDGYLDALKHLTDLKEEGKIKTVALTNFDTKRLEIILENGIPVVSNQVQHSIVDMRPQQRMAQLCELTGVKLITYGTVMGGLLSEKFLDANLTIPFAGPSLNTPSLQKYKRMVDAWGGWSLFQGLLRTMKSIATKHGVSIPTVAVRYILDQQGVGGSMIGVRLGLAEHIQDANAIFSLVLDDEDVNSIKEATKKGKNLLQVIGDCGDEYRRV from the exons atgccTGTGTCCGTACATTCCGTTATCGCCACGAACCTAGCGACTACAGGGTTTTACCGCAATGTTTCGCGCCGTCGAATTGGCTCCAGCTCCGTGAACTGCTCGGTGGAGACAAAGGAGACCGACCGGTGGGCGAAGCTGAAAAACGGGAACGACTCACTCGAGATTTGCAGAGTTCTTAACGGAATGTGGCAGACGAGCGGAGGATGGGGGAAGATCGATCGAAACGACGCCGTTGAAGCGATGCTCCGATACGCCGATGCCGGTCTCTCTACTTTCGACATGGCCGATCACT ATGGTCCTGCAGAAGATCTTTACGGCATTTTTGTCAATAGAGTTCGTCGAGAACGTCCACCAGAGTATTTGGAAAAGATTAAAGG TTTGACAAAATGGGTTCCTCCTCCAGTGAAGATGACAAGCAGCTATGTTCGTCAAAACATTGACATATCTCGGAAGAGAATGGATGTGGCCTCTCTTGATATGCTTCAGTTTCACTg GTGGGATTATGCGAATGACGGTTATCTTGATGCACTGAAACACCTCACTGACTTAAAAGAAGAAG GTAAAATCAAGACTGTTGCTTTGacaaattttgatacaaagagACTTGAGATTATCTTAGAGAATGGAATCCCTGTTGTTAGCAATCAG GTGCAACACTCCATTGTAGACATGCGTCCTCAACAGAGAATGGCTCAGCTTTGTGAGCTTACAGGCGTCAAACTTATAAC ATATGGGACAGTAATGGGTGGTCTACTGTCAGAGAAGTTCCTTGATGCCAATCTAACTATCCCTTTTGCTGGCCCTAGTTTGAATACTCCTTCTCTCCAAAAGTACAAAAGG ATGGTTGATGCATGGGGAGGGTGGAGTCTATTCCAAGGTTTGCTTCGAACGATGAAGAGCATAGCCACAAAACATGGAGTTTCTATTCCGACCGTGGCCGTGAGATACATACTAGATCAG CAAGGAGTTGGCGGATCAATGATTGGGGTGAGGCTAGGGTTAGCGGAACACATACAAGATGCAAACGCTATATTCTCATTGGTattggatgatgaagatgtgaATAGCATAAAAGAGGCTACCAAGAAAGGTAAAAATCTTCTTCAAGTGATTGGTGACTGTGGAGACGAATACCGACGTGTCTGA
- the LOC106392922 gene encoding uncharacterized protein LOC106392922 yields MTSRHTRSNAQGPLHQLTNNELARLEGQNRQQPRTTDTNMGDHGNMDNLTAALALIQQQMQNQQQQMQQTIQNQQQAAQEQAAENAAREERGAFIGERNLPRNFAINRSPINPPPFTRQDYEIKPALIGLVQKSTFSGLISDIPMEHIEAFERICNFSRSNGVPPDYVKCTLFPFSLEGKASRWLQSLPTGSLTSWDQVRSTFLSHFYTKSKTAALRHRISNFKQKSDETFHEAWERYKEYQRECPHHGFDEDYILEVFYDGVSYEFRNTLDSSSNGDFMTQTTPGAFALIENMASSSLNKNKEHDRSKSVNSIDDLAAKSAGDKAFEAEQAGDDQQEVSYVNGQGWQLKNYHPNPNVRNNPELLWPKQDKPVDPAQSNQGQYAGYQKNYQPRNYVLSQQQNNQPQMQNHQNNQVATSTPVAVPQDETKTMLQQLLQGQQLQGKALNQVTTKNNTRMNHMFGDLSTKYDNVASHMRQMDIQIAQTAESVKRQQGGGKQLSEPERRRFTAAEKGKQKESEKLPADQADERNTEPALETSSPGPEQPAEAVRPIPEAVPPREYIPKVPYPVPARATRKDKEEMKCMKMLEELTVRIPLMDAIQMMPSMRSFMKGLISGKISEESEFMTVYKECSAVLQNRQMKKRGDPSKFVLSI; encoded by the exons atgaccagtagacatactcggagcaacgcACAAGGACCACTACATCAACTGACCAACAACGAACTCGCAAGATTAGAAGGACAGAACCGCCAACAGCCAAGAACAACCGACACCAACATGGGTGATCACGGCAATATGGATAACCTCACTGCTGCATTGGCACTCATTCAACAACAAATGCAGAATCAGCAACAGCAGATGCAACAAACCATCCAAAATCAACAACAAGCTGCTCAGGAACAAGCAGCCGAGAACGCCGCACGAGAGGAGCGTGGTGCTTTTATTGGGGAGCGAAACCTTCCGCGGAACTTCGCTATAAACCGCTCTCCCATCAACCCTCCACCCTTTACTCGACAAGATTATGAGATCAAACCTGCACTGATAGGTCTGGTACAGAAGAGCACGTTCAGCGGCCTCATTTCAGACATACCAATGGAACACATAGAGGCCTTTGAGAGGATTTGCAATTTTTCTCGCTCTAATGGAGTGCCACCGGATTATGTCAAATGCACGCTGTTCCCATTCTCTCTCGAAGGGAAAGCTTCTCGTTGGCTGCAATCTCTCCCAACAGGTTCTCTAACCTCATGGGACCAGGTTCGATCAACATTCCTGAGTCACTTCTACACCAAGTCCAAAACTGCGGCTCTGAGGCATAGAATCTCCAACTTCAAGCAGAAATCTGATGAAACTTTTCATGAAGCTTGGGAAAGGTACAAAGAGTACCAGAGAGAGTGCCCACACCATGGGTTTGATGAAGATTACATATTGGAAGTGTTTTACGATGGAGTGAGTTATGAGTTCCGGAACACCCTTGATTCCTCTAGTAacggagacttcatgactcaaaccacacCTGGTGCGTTCgcgctgattgagaacatggcttcGAGTTCACTCAATaagaacaaggagcatgatCGCTCCAAAAGTGTGAACAGTATAGATGACCTAGCGGCAAAG AGCGCAGGCGACAAGGCGTTTGAAGCTGAACAAGCAGGAGACGATCAGCAGGAAGTGAGCTACGTAAATGGGCAAGGGTGGCAGCTGAAGAACTACCACCCAAACCCTAACGTAAGGAACAATCCAGAGCTTTTATGGCCTAAGCAGGACAAACCAGTTGATCCGGCGCAGAGCAACCAAGGTCAGTATGCGGGGTATCAGAAGAACTATCAACCCCGAAACTATGTTCTAAGCCAACAACAGAACAATCAACCTCAGATGCAGAACCACCAGAATAATCAGGTCGCTACTTCCACCCCTGTCGCTGTTCCGCAAGATGAAACTAAAACCATGTTGCAGCAACTCCTCCAAGGACAACAGCTCCAAGGGAAAGCTCTGAACCAGGTCACTACCAAGAACAATACCAGAATGAACCATATGTTCGGAGATTTGAGCACCAAGTACGATAATGTCGCAAGCCATATGAGACAGATGGACATTCAGATAGCTCAGACtgctgagagtgtcaagaggcagCAAG GAGGGGGGAAGCAACTCTCCGAGCCAGAAAGGAGGAGGTTCACCGCAGCTGAGAAAGGGAAGCAGAAAGAGTCGGAAAAACTGCCAGCCGATCAGGCAGATGAGAGGAATACAGAACCAGCACTTGAAACAAGTTCGCCAGGGCCAGAACAACCAGCTGAAGCGGTGCGCCCGATCCCCGAGGCTGTTCCTCCTCGCGAATACATTCCTAAGGTCCCTTACCCTGTTCCAGCAAGGGCCACTCGTAAGGACAAAGAGGAAATGAAGTGCATGAAGATGCTGGAGGAACTAACCGTCCGAATCCCCTTGATGGATGCAATCCAGATGATGCCCTCCATGCGCAGCTTTATGAAGGGATTGATCTCAGGAAAAATATCAGAGGAGAGCGAGTTCATGACGGTTTACAAGGAGTGCAGCGCAGTGCTTCAGAACAGGCAGATGAAGAAGCGAGGAGACCCCAGCAAATTTGTCCTCTCTATCTAG